The sequence below is a genomic window from Streptomyces sp. NBC_00582.
CGGGCGAGGTGGGTCACACCTTCGTGGAGGCCGCCGCCGACTTCATGAAGCAGTACGAGAGCGTCTTCGCCGAGGAATTCGGCGCGGACCGTGAGGGCACTGTGCCGGAAGGCCGCCGCTGATCCCTTGAGCGACCTCCGTATCGATCTCGCCTGGCTCCTCATGCTCGCCGAACAGCAGACCCCGGGCGACCCCCAGGTCACCGACTGGGGCGCCCTGATCGCCGCCGTGGCCCGCCACCAGGCCGAGATATTCGACGTCCCCGTCTACACCGACCCCCCGGCCCGCGCGGCCGCGCTGCTCCAACTCCTCATCCACGTCCCGGCCCTGGAGCGCTCCAACGCGCTGTTCGCCTGCGCGGTCGCCTACGCCTACCTCGTGGCCAGCGGACTGAAGGTGGCCACCTCACCCGAACAGGTCCGGGATCTGGCCCGCCTGGTCAAGACCGGCGAGGCATCGGTGGCCGACATCGCCCAGGAACTGCGCCAGTGGAGCCTGTGAGGACGCCCCGCGCCTAAACTTTGCGGGCCGTGCCGAGGACGCCGTAGGAGAAGGGGAACCTCGGCCCCTTCTCCGGCAGGAGTATCCGCCGGTACGGGCCGAGTTCGAACCCGGCGGCGCGCAGGGCGCCGACCGTGTCCCGGGTCAGATGGCAGCCACCCGCCAGGGACGGCCAGACCGTGCGGTCCAGGGCGCGCTGGGTGGCGCGCATCGCCCGTCCGCCGCCGGGGCCGTGTTCGAGGAACCGCAGCTCACCGCCGGGCCGCAGCACCCGCCGCAGCTCGGCGAGCGCGCGCGGCACGTCCCGCACACTGCACAGCACCAGCGAGACCACCGCCGCGTCGAACGCCTCGCTCTTGACCGGCAGCGCCTCCGCGACACCGGGCACCAGGTCCACCGGCACCCCGGCGCGCAGCGCCGCCTCCAGCGCCAGCTTCCGCATCCGGCGCTCCGGCTCGATCGCGACGACCTCCGAGACGGCACCCGGATAGTGCGCGAAGTTCAGTCCGTTGCCCGCGCCGATCTCGATGACCCGCCCGGCGAGCCCGGCGAGCAGCCGCTCCCGCACACCGGCGAGACCGGCCCGGCTCTCCGCGGCCGTACCGAGCGCGGCGTAGAAGCGGGCGAACAGCGGGTGGTGGACGGGGTCACCGGGCACCCGGCCGGAGCCGGCGGACCGTATCGGCATGACGACCTCCCGGGCAGGACGGGCCTCCCCGGGATTCTCCCCCGTGGGGAGCCGTCGCACCCCCGCTGTCCTTCACACGGGTGTCACCGGCTCACGCCGGGGTCACTGGATGAAGTCGCGCACCTGCTCGTAGACGCCGTGGTCGTTGTTCATGTCGTCGTGCGAGATGCAGCCGACGCCGACGTTGGTGGCCCCGCTCAGCAGCGCCGAGGAGTCGGGGTCGATGGCGGCGTCGCAGTTCGACCAGTACGTGGCGTAGCTGACGCTGCCCGGCGTCTCGTCACCGGAGTTGAGCGCGGTGAGGAACGAGCTGCCGGTGACCATCTCCGCGCAGGAGGTGTACAGCCAGGAGCACCAGGCCGCCACCGACGTACCGTGGTTGACGCCCGCGACGGACACGAAGTCGTCCACGTACGACGTGCCGCCGAGGTTCTTGAGGTAGTAGCGGGAGCTGAGGGCTCCCATCGAGTGGACGACCACGTCGACCTTGCTCGCGCCGGTTCTCGCCAGCACGTTCTTGATCTCGGTGGCCAGCTGGGAGGCCGTGGTGGCGTTCGACTGGGACCAGCTGTAGGTCCACGCGTCCAGCTCGGCGGCCGTGTAGCCGTCGGCCTTGAAGTCGGCGACCCAGTCGTTCCAGCTGCTGGAGGAGCTGCTGATGCCGTGTACGAAGACGATGGGGTTGTGGGTCGCGGCGTGGGCGGTGGGGGCGGAGAACGACAGTGACAGAAGGAGCGAAGAGGCCGCGGCCGTGAGGACCGTGGCGATGCGACGCCTGGCGCGCTGCATGATGCCTCCTGAAACGGGTGGGGTTGCCAGGAGTGTCCGACCAGGTCTACGCGCGCCGCATCGGTGAAATCGCCGGTCTTTACTGTTCAAGTAACCCGCCAGTAACGTCAATTGCGTGGTGACTCCTGTAAACCCCCCACGTCTCGACGGCACTTCGCCACCGCCGCTCGCGGACCCGTGGCCGCGCCCCGCCGCGTCCCTCCCCGAGGGCGTGCGGCTGCGCGTGCTGCGTCTCGTATACGGCGACCCCCGTGCCGCCGCCGAACTCGCGGCGCGGCTCACCGACCGTCAGGCGGCCGGTCTGGACCCCCTGCCGACCGACCCGGCCGACCTCGCCCCCGGCCTGCTGCACGGATACCGCCGGGAGATCCGCGCCCTGCCCGACGACACCCGGCTGCTGCTGCTCCTCGCCGCCGCCGACCAGTACCCGGTCGCCACCCACGCCTTCCTGCGCGCCGTGGCCGCCGCCCGCCTCGACACCCGCCCGCTGGAGGCCGCCGAGACCGCCGGGATCGCGTACGCCACGGCCGGCGGGGTCGGTTTCCGCGATGCCTGGACCCGGATCGCCGTCTACGAGACGGCCGCACCGGCCGACCGGCGCGACGCCCACCGGCTGCTCGCCCGCGTCCTGCACGACGACACCGAACTGCCCCGCCGCTCCTGGCACCGGGGTGCGGGCGCGCTCGGCCCCAGCGGGCGGCTCGCGGCCGAGCTGACAGTCGCCGCCGACCGGGCCCGCCGGGCCGCCGACCCCGCCCTCGCCGCCGCCCTCACCGAACGCGCCGCCGCGCTGCGCACCGACCCCCGCGCACAGGCCCGCCTCCTCGCCCGCGCGGCGGCCGACGCCTGGAACTCCGGCGACGCCGACCGCGCCCGCACCCTCGCCGCCCGCACCCACACCGACGCCCTCACCGGCATCCTCGCCCTACGCTCCGGCCAGGCGGGCGAGTCCTTCGACGCCCTCCTGGCCGGCGCCCTGCGAGCGGCTCCGGCCACCACCGCGCTCGGTCGCGGGGGGCCCGCCGGAGCCGACGCCACGTCCTCGCCCGAGCGTGCCGCCCCCACGGACGTCGGCGGGACCGCCCCGCCCGGGCGCGTGGGGCCGACGGGAGTCCCCGCCGCGACCTCGCCCGGTCTCGCGGGACCTGCGGGGGGCGATGTCAGGCCCTCGCCCGGGCTCGCCCCGCCTGTGCCTTCCGGCAGTCCTGAGCCCACGGGTTCCGGCCCCGCGCCCGGTCACCCCCGCCCCGCCGTCGCGCAACCGTCCCTCCCCTTCGCCCGGCATCTGCTGGCCCGTGCCACCGAGGCCGCCGTCTACACCGGTGATCTGCGGCGATGTAGGGAAGTGGTCGCCGTCGCGCGGCGGCTGGGTGTGGAGCCGCCGGGGGTGCTTCCCGCTCTCGCCGCCGCCGTCGACGGGCGATACGGGGACGCCCGGGACCTGCTGGAGGCGACCGCCGGCCGGTGCGGGCCGGGTGGCGACCCCACCGGGCTCCTGCACGCCGGAATCGCCGCCCTGATGCTCGGCGATCACACCCGCGCCGCCACCGCCACCGTCCGCGCGGCCGCCGCGGCGAGGGCCCGGGGCCTGACCGCGAGCGTCTCCCAGGCGATGGAGTTCCGCGCCTACGCCGACTTCTGGACCGGCCGCCCCCGCGCCGCCGAGGCCGCCGCGCTGGACGCCCTGCGCCAGTCGTACGCCACCGGACAGGACAACGGCGCCTGCCATCTGCAGGCCGCCCTCGCGATGTTCGCCGCCCTCACCGGCGACGGCGAGCTGTGCCGGGAGCGGGCCGCGACAGCCCGCTCCTACGCCCTCGCGCACGGCCTCGGACTACCCGCCGCCCTCGCCCAGTGGGCGCTCGCCTTCCTCGACCTCGGCTCCGGACGCTACGGCGCCGCCGCGGCCCGGCTGCGCGCCCTCGCCGCCTTCGGCCCCGGCCACGGTCACCGCGCCGTCCGCCATCTCGCCACCCCGCACTACGTCGAGGCCGCCGTACGCGCCGGCGACACCCGCGTCGCCCGCGCCGCCCACGCCGACTACGACCGCTGGGCCCGCGCCGTCCGCAGCCCCGACGACCTCGCCCTCAGCGCCCGCTGCCGGGCCCTGCTCACCCCCGGCGCCGAGGCCCTCGACCACTACCGCACCGCCCTCGACCTGCACGCCGAGGGCACCCGCGCCTTCGAACGGGCCCGTACGGAACTGCTGTTCGGCAGCGCCCTGCGGCGGCTGCGGCGCCGCGCGGAGGCCCGGGACCGGCTGCACAGCGCGCGCGAGGCCTTCGAGTCCTTCGGGGCGCCGCACTGCGCGGAGGCGGCCCGTGCGGAATTGCGCGCCCTCGGGGCGCCGGCCGGTCCGGCCCGGGGCGCCGAGCCGCCGACCGGCCGGCTGACCGCCCAGCAGTTGTTGGTCGCGCGGATGGCCGCGGAGGGCGCCACGAACCGGGAGATCGCCGCGCGGCTCGCGCTCAGTCCGCGGACCATCGACCACCATCTGCGGGGGGTTTTCACGCGGCTCGGGATTCGGTCCCGGATCGAGCTGGTACGGCTGCTTTCGGAGGTCGAATGAGTGTGCGGCTGGGTGGGGGGCGCTGGTCGCGTCCACGCGCGGAGCCGCATATCGACACAGCCCCGCGCCACACAGCCCCGCGCCGCTTCAGGGAGTTGCCGTTGCCCTCTCCCGGAAAGCCGACGCCTCCCACCTGCCGTCCAGGCGTGGGGCCAGCCAGCCCGGTGCCGCCGCGCGGAAGCCGGTGGGCGACAGTGCGCCCACGCCCATCGGCAGGGCGCCCAGCAGTGGTGCCCCGGCCACCTCCGGCAGGTCCGTGACGTTGCAGCGCATCGCCAGGTCCGGGGAGTCGGGCCAGCCGCCGATCACCACGCCCAGGAGTTCCACGCCCCGGGTGCGCAGTTCGCGGGCCGTCAGTTCCGTCGTGTTCAGGGTGCCCAGGCCCGCCGAGGCCACCACCAGGACCGGCGCCCGCAGCGTCTGGGCCACGTCGGCCAGCGTGCCGCCCGCCTCGTCGAACCGGACGAGCAGTCCGCCCGCCCCCTCGACGAGCACCAGGTCGTGCTCCGTGGCCAGCTTCTGGGCCGCCTCGACGACGTCGTACGGCCGTACCGGGGGCAGCCCCGCCCGCCGCGCCGCCGTCGCCGGGGCGAGCGGCTCGGGATAGCGGGCGCACTCGGCCGTCGTGACCGGTCCCGCGAGCCGCGCGATCTCCTCGGCGTCCCCGGGCTCGTCCGGCCGTACACCGGTCTGCGCGGCCTTCAGGACGGCGACCGTACGGCCCACCGCGAGCGCGGACGCGGCGACGGCCGCCGTGGTGACGGTCTTGCCGACCTCCGTGCCCGTGCCCGTGATCACCAGGATCGGCATGTTCATCCCTCCCGCGCCGCGGCGCACACCGCGCGCGCGATCCGTGCCACGTCCGTGTCCCCGGTGACGTACGGCGGCATCGTGTAGACCAGGTCGCGGAACGGCCGCAGCCAGACGCCCTCCCGCACGGCCGCCGCGGTGGCCGCCTTCATGTCCACCGGATGGTCCAGTTGGACGACTCCGACGGCGCCCAGGACTCGTACCTCCCGGACCCCGGGGAGGCCGGCGGCCTCCGCCAGCCCGTCCCGCAGCCCCGTCTCGATCCGTTTGACCTCCGCGAGCCAGTCCTGACCGAGCAGCAGCCCGATCGAGGCGCAGGCGACGGACGCGGCGAGGGGATTGCCCATGAACGTCGGGCCGTGGGCCAGGACCGGCACCTCGCCCCGCGAGATCCCGTCGGCCACCCGGGAGGTGCACAGCGTCGCCGCCATGGTCAGATAACCGCCGGTCAGCGCCTTGCCGACGCACATCACATCCGGCGTCACCGCCGCGTGCTCCGCCGCGAACAGCGCACCCGTGCGCCCGAACCCGGTCGCGATCTCGTCGAACACCAGCAGCACGTCGTGCGCGTCGCACGCCTCGCGCAGCACCCGCAGATACGCGGGGGAGTGGAAGCGCATCCCGCCCGCGCCCTGCACCACCGGCTCCACGATCACCGCGGCCAGTTCGTCCGCGTGTTCTTCGATCGCGGCGCGCAGCCGATCGGCGTACGTCTCCTCGTACTCGGCCGGTGGCGGGTCCACGAAGACCTGACGGGGCAGCACCCCGGTCCACAGGTCGTGCATGCCGCCCTCGGGGTCGCACACCGACATCGGCTGCCAGGTGTCACCGTGGTAGCCGCCGCGCCAGGTCAGCAGGCGCTGCTTCCCACCCCGGCCGAGCGAACGCCAGTACTGAAGGCACATCTTCACGGCGACCTCGACCGACACCGAACCGGAGTCGGCGAGGAAGACGTGCTCGAGGCCGTCGGGAGACATGTCGACAAGGAGCTTCGCCAGCCGGACGGCGGGCTCGTGCGTGAGCCCGCCGAACATGACGTGGCTCATCCGGCCGAGCTGCTCGCGCGCGGCCTCGTTGAGCACCGGGTGGTTGTAGCCGTGGATCGCCGACCACCAGGACGACATGCCGTCGACCAGCTCGCCCGAGCCGTCCGCGAGGCGCAGCCGCACCCCGCTCGCCGACTCCACGACGAGCGGGTCCACCCGGCCGGGCATCGGACCGTACGGGTGCCAGACGTGCCGCCGGTCCAGTTCCAGCAGCTCGGCGACGGGCAGTGCGGGCAGCTCAGGCATTGGGCGCGAGGTCGGTACCGGCGCCACGACGGCGTACGGCGACCAGGTCCGTACGGGGCTCACCGGCCGGGGCGGCGGCAGCGGCCGTACCGCACACCGAGCCCCCCTCGTGCGCACCGCAGCCGGAGCCGCAGCCCGCGTCCGCGTGCGAACCGCAGCCCGCCTCGGCGTGCGACCCGCACCCGCCCGCGCCCGCCGTCGCCCGGTGCTCCGGGAGGGTGATCTCGCCCGCGCCCTCCACCTCGAAGCCCGCGTCCGCGATCATCTCCAGGTCGGCCTTGCCGGCCTGGCCCTCCGTGGTGAGGTAGTCACCGAGGAAGATCGAGTTGGCCAGGTGCAGCGCGAGGGGCTGCATCGTACGGAGATGGACCTCGCGGCCGCCGGCGATGCGGACCTCGACGTCGGGGCAGACGAACCGGACCATCGCCAGGATCCGCAGACAGCGCTGCGGGGTGAGGTTCCACTCCTTGCCCAGCGGGGTGCCCTCGACCGGGATGAGGAAGTTGACCGGCACCGAGTCGGGGTCCAGCTCGCGCAGCGAGAAGACCACGTCCACGAGGTCCTCGTCGCTCTCGCCCATGCCGGCGATCAGACCGGAGCAGGCCGACAGCCCCGCCGCGTGCGCCTTGGAGACGGTGTCCACCCGGTCGGCGTACGTGTGGGTGGTCGTGATGTCCCCGTACGTCGCCTCGGAGGTGTTGAGGTTGTGGTTGTAGGCGTCCGCGCCCGCCTCGCGCAGCCGCTCGGCCTGGCCGTCGGAGAGCAGTCCCAGGCAGGCGCACACCTCGACGCCCTCGTTCTGGTCCTTGATCGCCTTGATGGTCTCGGAGACCCGGTCCACGTCCCGGTCGGTCGGACCGCGCCCGGACGCCACCAGGCAGACCCGCTTGGCCCCGCCCGCGAGCCCGGCCGCCGCGGCCCGGGACGCCTCGTCGGGCTTGAGCCAGGTGTACTTCAGGATGCCGGTCGTGGAGCCGAGCCGCTGGGAGCAGTACGAGCAGTCCTCGGGGCACAGGCCCGACTTGAGGTTGACGAGGTAGTTGAGTTTCACCCGCCGGCCGAACCAGTGCCGGCGCACCTTCCCGGCCGCGGCCACCACGTCCAGCACGTCGTCGTCGGAAGTGGCGAGGACGGCGAGCGCCTCCTCGCGGGTCGGCAGCTCGCGCCGAAGCCCCTTGTCCACCAGCGTGTTCAGCAGGTCCATGAGAGCCGATCCTGTCCTACGGACCCGCCCCGGGCCAAGGTAGGGATCACACAACACACCCGGTTCGACGTGTGGGTATTGCCACACCGTGGGTAGCGGTCCGTGACGCTAGGGTCTGTCCGCTACCTACAAAAGCCCCGGAGGAGCCATGGCGTTCGGCTGGATCGACGAACAGGCGCGGGCGCGCCGACGGGCCGGACTCGTACGGACGCTGCGGCCCCGTCCGGCCGACTCCCCGCTGCTCGATCTCGCGAGCAACGACTACCTGGGCCTGTCGCGCCATCCGGAGGTCAAGGAGGGCGCCGCGACGGCCGCGCGGACCTGGGGCGGCGGGTCGACCGGCTCCCGGCTGGTCACCGGCACCACCGAACTGCACACCGAGCTGGAGCGGGAGCTGGCCGGGTTCTGCGGGTTCGAGGCGGCGCTCGTCTTCTCCTCCGGGTACGCGGCGAACCTCGCCGCGGTCACCGCGCTGGCCCCGCACGGCTCGCTGATCGTCTCCGACGCGGGCAACCACGCCTCGCTCATCGACGGCTGCCGGCTGGCCCGGGGGACCACCCAGGTCGTGGCGCACGCGGACCCGGAGGCCGTCCGCAAGGCGCTCGGCACCCACGACGGTCCCGCGGTGGCCGTCTCCGACACGGTCTTCTCCGTCGACGGCGACGCCGCCCCGCTGGCCGCCCTCGCGGCCGTCTGCCGGGAGCACGGTGCCGGGCTGGTGGTGGACGACGCCCACGGCCTCGGCGTGCTCGGCGACGGCGGCCGGGGTTCCGCGTACGCGGCGGGGCTGGCCGGCGCCGAGGACGTCGTCGTCACGGTGACGCTGTCGAAGTCCCTCGGCAGCCAGGGCGGGGCCGTACTGGGGCCCGCGCGGGTGATCGACCACCTGGTCAACGCGGCCCGAACCTTCATCTTCGACACGGGC
It includes:
- a CDS encoding toxin-antitoxin system HicB family antitoxin gives rise to the protein MAKTQLNVRVDEGTARAARERATARGMSVNRYIEELVRQDAGEVGHTFVEAAADFMKQYESVFAEEFGADREGTVPEGRR
- a CDS encoding fic family toxin-antitoxin system, toxin component, whose protein sequence is MSDLRIDLAWLLMLAEQQTPGDPQVTDWGALIAAVARHQAEIFDVPVYTDPPARAAALLQLLIHVPALERSNALFACAVAYAYLVASGLKVATSPEQVRDLARLVKTGEASVADIAQELRQWSL
- a CDS encoding class I SAM-dependent methyltransferase — its product is MPIRSAGSGRVPGDPVHHPLFARFYAALGTAAESRAGLAGVRERLLAGLAGRVIEIGAGNGLNFAHYPGAVSEVVAIEPERRMRKLALEAALRAGVPVDLVPGVAEALPVKSEAFDAAVVSLVLCSVRDVPRALAELRRVLRPGGELRFLEHGPGGGRAMRATQRALDRTVWPSLAGGCHLTRDTVGALRAAGFELGPYRRILLPEKGPRFPFSYGVLGTARKV
- a CDS encoding esterase/lipase family protein, encoding MQRARRRIATVLTAAASSLLLSLSFSAPTAHAATHNPIVFVHGISSSSSSWNDWVADFKADGYTAAELDAWTYSWSQSNATTASQLATEIKNVLARTGASKVDVVVHSMGALSSRYYLKNLGGTSYVDDFVSVAGVNHGTSVAAWCSWLYTSCAEMVTGSSFLTALNSGDETPGSVSYATYWSNCDAAIDPDSSALLSGATNVGVGCISHDDMNNDHGVYEQVRDFIQ
- a CDS encoding helix-turn-helix transcriptional regulator, yielding MVTPVNPPRLDGTSPPPLADPWPRPAASLPEGVRLRVLRLVYGDPRAAAELAARLTDRQAAGLDPLPTDPADLAPGLLHGYRREIRALPDDTRLLLLLAAADQYPVATHAFLRAVAAARLDTRPLEAAETAGIAYATAGGVGFRDAWTRIAVYETAAPADRRDAHRLLARVLHDDTELPRRSWHRGAGALGPSGRLAAELTVAADRARRAADPALAAALTERAAALRTDPRAQARLLARAAADAWNSGDADRARTLAARTHTDALTGILALRSGQAGESFDALLAGALRAAPATTALGRGGPAGADATSSPERAAPTDVGGTAPPGRVGPTGVPAATSPGLAGPAGGDVRPSPGLAPPVPSGSPEPTGSGPAPGHPRPAVAQPSLPFARHLLARATEAAVYTGDLRRCREVVAVARRLGVEPPGVLPALAAAVDGRYGDARDLLEATAGRCGPGGDPTGLLHAGIAALMLGDHTRAATATVRAAAAARARGLTASVSQAMEFRAYADFWTGRPRAAEAAALDALRQSYATGQDNGACHLQAALAMFAALTGDGELCRERAATARSYALAHGLGLPAALAQWALAFLDLGSGRYGAAAARLRALAAFGPGHGHRAVRHLATPHYVEAAVRAGDTRVARAAHADYDRWARAVRSPDDLALSARCRALLTPGAEALDHYRTALDLHAEGTRAFERARTELLFGSALRRLRRRAEARDRLHSAREAFESFGAPHCAEAARAELRALGAPAGPARGAEPPTGRLTAQQLLVARMAAEGATNREIAARLALSPRTIDHHLRGVFTRLGIRSRIELVRLLSEVE
- the bioD gene encoding dethiobiotin synthase, whose protein sequence is MPILVITGTGTEVGKTVTTAAVAASALAVGRTVAVLKAAQTGVRPDEPGDAEEIARLAGPVTTAECARYPEPLAPATAARRAGLPPVRPYDVVEAAQKLATEHDLVLVEGAGGLLVRFDEAGGTLADVAQTLRAPVLVVASAGLGTLNTTELTARELRTRGVELLGVVIGGWPDSPDLAMRCNVTDLPEVAGAPLLGALPMGVGALSPTGFRAAAPGWLAPRLDGRWEASAFRERATATP
- a CDS encoding adenosylmethionine--8-amino-7-oxononanoate transaminase, translating into MPELPALPVAELLELDRRHVWHPYGPMPGRVDPLVVESASGVRLRLADGSGELVDGMSSWWSAIHGYNHPVLNEAAREQLGRMSHVMFGGLTHEPAVRLAKLLVDMSPDGLEHVFLADSGSVSVEVAVKMCLQYWRSLGRGGKQRLLTWRGGYHGDTWQPMSVCDPEGGMHDLWTGVLPRQVFVDPPPAEYEETYADRLRAAIEEHADELAAVIVEPVVQGAGGMRFHSPAYLRVLREACDAHDVLLVFDEIATGFGRTGALFAAEHAAVTPDVMCVGKALTGGYLTMAATLCTSRVADGISRGEVPVLAHGPTFMGNPLAASVACASIGLLLGQDWLAEVKRIETGLRDGLAEAAGLPGVREVRVLGAVGVVQLDHPVDMKAATAAAVREGVWLRPFRDLVYTMPPYVTGDTDVARIARAVCAAAREG
- the bioB gene encoding biotin synthase BioB — encoded protein: MDLLNTLVDKGLRRELPTREEALAVLATSDDDVLDVVAAAGKVRRHWFGRRVKLNYLVNLKSGLCPEDCSYCSQRLGSTTGILKYTWLKPDEASRAAAAGLAGGAKRVCLVASGRGPTDRDVDRVSETIKAIKDQNEGVEVCACLGLLSDGQAERLREAGADAYNHNLNTSEATYGDITTTHTYADRVDTVSKAHAAGLSACSGLIAGMGESDEDLVDVVFSLRELDPDSVPVNFLIPVEGTPLGKEWNLTPQRCLRILAMVRFVCPDVEVRIAGGREVHLRTMQPLALHLANSIFLGDYLTTEGQAGKADLEMIADAGFEVEGAGEITLPEHRATAGAGGCGSHAEAGCGSHADAGCGSGCGAHEGGSVCGTAAAAAPAGEPRTDLVAVRRRGAGTDLAPNA
- a CDS encoding 8-amino-7-oxononanoate synthase, which translates into the protein MAFGWIDEQARARRRAGLVRTLRPRPADSPLLDLASNDYLGLSRHPEVKEGAATAARTWGGGSTGSRLVTGTTELHTELERELAGFCGFEAALVFSSGYAANLAAVTALAPHGSLIVSDAGNHASLIDGCRLARGTTQVVAHADPEAVRKALGTHDGPAVAVSDTVFSVDGDAAPLAALAAVCREHGAGLVVDDAHGLGVLGDGGRGSAYAAGLAGAEDVVVTVTLSKSLGSQGGAVLGPARVIDHLVNAARTFIFDTGLAPAAAGAALAALRLLRREPGRAARARAVATELHDRLTAAGLEAVPPDAAVVSVRAPSPEEAVQWAADCRSAGLAVGCFRPPSVPDGISRLRLTARADLSGAELDRAVRVIGETRP